Proteins encoded by one window of Agelaius phoeniceus isolate bAgePho1 chromosome 5, bAgePho1.hap1, whole genome shotgun sequence:
- the LOC129119888 gene encoding peptidyl-prolyl cis-trans isomerase-like 4 → MAVLLETTVGDLVIDLYTEERPRACLNFLKLCKIKYYNYCLIYNVQRDFIIQTGDPTGTGRGGESIFCQLYGDQARFFEAEKVPRIRHKKKGTVSMVSNGSDQHGSQFLITTGENLDYLDGVHTVFGEVTEGMDVLKTINETFVDKDFIPYQDIRINHTVILEDPFDDPPGLCVPYHSPEPTKEQLNSGRIGADEEIDDMKGRPADEIEEVQAEKEAKTHAIVLEMVGDLPDADIKPPENVLFVCKLNPVTRGEDLEIIFSRFGPIKSCEVIRDWKTGESLCYAFIEFEKEEDCEKAYFKMDNVLIDDRRIHVDFSQSVAKVKWKGKGGRYTKEDFKDYEKECDKPSKFALKEKVKPKRHAKYDLVLDEVIEESHTSQSHLAKKQKKKKHHHFEEDDKRTKKSKESDQKHEECCRERTKVEKRDRHWSRSRYKERDYTYSRQKDTYR, encoded by the coding sequence atggcagtgctgctggagaccACAGTGGGTGACCTGGTCATCGACCTGTACACAGAGGAGCGGCCTCGAGCATGTCTGAATTTCCTGAAGCTCTGCAAGATCAAGTACTACAACTATTGTCTTATTTATAATGTCCAACGGGATTTTATTATACAAACTGGTGACCCCACGGGAACTGGCCGTGGAGGGGAATCCATATTTTGTCAACTGTATGGTGATCAAGCCAGATTTTTTGAGGCAGAAAAGGTGCCCAGAATCAGGCACAAGAAGAAGGGAACAGTGTCAATGGTGAGCAATGGAAGTGATCAGCATGGATCACAGTTCCTCATTACCACAGGGGAAAACCTGGATTACCTTGATGGTGTACATACAGTATTTGGAGAAGTGACAGAAGGCATGGATGTATTGAAGACAATTAATGAAACCTTTGTAGATAAGGATTTTATCCCATATCAGGATATCAGGATAAATCATACAGTAATTTTAGAAGATCCCTTTGATGATCCACCTGGCTTGTGTGTTCCTTATCACTCACCAGAACCTACAAAGGAACAGCTCAACAGTGGCAGAATAGGAGCAGATGAAGAAATTGATGACATGAAAGGACGGCCTGCGGATGAAATAGAAGAAGTTCaggcagaaaaagaagcaaaaactcATGCTATTGTTCTGGAAATGGTGGGAGACTTACCAGATGCAGACATCAAGCCACCAGAAAATGTGCTGTTTGTTTGTAAACTGAATCCTGTGACCAGAGGTGAAGACCTGGAGATAATATTTTCACGATTTGGTCCCATTAAAAGTTGTGAAGTGATCCGAGACTGGAAGACTGGTGAATCTCTCTGTTATGCTTTCATTGAGTTTGAAAAGGAGGAAGACTGTGAGAAAGCCTACTTCAAAATGGACAATGTGCTGATTGATGACAGACGGATACATGTGGATTTTAGCCAGTCTGTTGCAAAGGTTAAATGGAAGGGAAAAGGTGGGCGATATACCAAGGAAGATTTCAAGGACTATGAGAAGGAATGTGACAAACCTTCGAAATTTGctctgaaagaaaaagtaaaaccaAAGCGACATGCCAAGTATGACCTTGTGCTGGATGAGGTTATAGAGGAGTCTCACACAAGTCAGTCACACTTGGCtaaaaaacagaagaagaagaagcaccACCACTTTGAAGAAGATGACAAGAGGACCAAAAAATCTAAGGAGTCTGACCAAAAGCATGAAGAATGCTGTAGGGAGAGGACCAAAGTTGAGAAGAGAGACAGGCATTGGAGTCGCAGCCGTTATAAGGAGAGAGATTACACTTACAGTAGACAAAAAGACACGTACAGAtga